One Arachis hypogaea cultivar Tifrunner chromosome 18, arahy.Tifrunner.gnm2.J5K5, whole genome shotgun sequence genomic window, GTTCAGTTGGAATTATAATAAAGACAGCAAATGAGGCATCAGAGACAATAAACAACACAGCAGGAGCATTAAAAGACATGGAAAGTAACTTGATGGAAGACAATGTCAATAATGCTGTGGTTTCTGTGAGACTTGACTCAACAACTGAGAGGCTTGATGATGCATCTGCAAATATTGAAAAGGAAGCTAGCAAGAATAGGCGCCTTATCAACAAGGGCTTGAAACTTGTGTAAGAATTCATTCCTCTCTGTCTCTTATGAATAATGCAGTACATTGCAATAATAGTGGAATGCTTCTAATTGCAGATTTGTGATTACCATTGTGATTATGAGCTTCAACTTGGTTGCAGTGACAGTTTTGTCAGGTATGTCCCACTTGGTTTATAATTAGTTCTCCTATACAAGTTTTTGAATTGTGTGGGATGAATTCATCATTTTCAAATCCTAAGAGACTACTTTGTAGCTCTTGCTTCAAGCAATTTTTGTATATGACACATGATTCTCATAAATGTTTGGATTTTTATGTGAACAGTTTCCGGAGTACTGAGGTTGCGACGAGCACTTTACTTGTAAGCAAGCTGAACTGCATTTTCTTGGAAGCTTAGATGCTATTTATCTGTCAAAAATCTAAATTTTGTGTTACCCTTTTGTTCTTCACAGGTTAATCACACTTTGCTGGTTGATGACAGTGATATGCTGGATATTCTTTGGGATCTATTTCTTCTTAGAAAAGTAAACTCCAATTCCAATCTGCATTACTCATTCTCAATAGTTCTCAACCTTAACTAACTAAAAAAAGTTCCACCATATTGCAGATTTTCTGGTGATGCTTGCACAGCACTTGACAACTTTCAAGAAAATCCATACAATAACAGCTTAAGTTCCATACTTCCTTGTGATGAATTGCTCTCAGCAAAATCAGTCCTGTCTGGTGTTAGTGCTGGAATCTATAACCTTGTAAATAAGGTATAATTTGCATCAATCAAATGTTGATTCAACACTAATAGTAATCCCTATGTAACTATTTTAGTATTGGTGTCACATGTTATGGTAATTGTGCAGGTGAATGAAAACATATCAGGCATGCAGGCAACATCATATCCAAATCTTGTTCATGTTTGCAACCCTTTCTCGGCGCCGCCGGAGTATCTATACCAGCCACAGAACTGCCCTGCCAACACCATAAGAATAGGAGACATTGCAAAGGTACTAAAGCCTTTTACATGTTCTGATGGAACATGTGACAGTGAAAGTGGAAGCAGTTTCATAATAAGTGGAAGTGAATATGTGAGAGTTGAAGCATTCACAAGTTCAATTCAGGACTTACTAAATGTATATCCAAGCATGGAGAACTTGTTGGAATGCCAGCTTGTGAAGGATGCATTCTCTGAAATTCTTGTCAAACACTGCAATCCATTGAAGAGATATGCAAAGATGGTGTGGTCTGGAATGGTTCTTGTTGCTGTGATCATGCTGGTTTTGGTTCTACTGTGGACTCTAAAGGCTCATGTTTCATATGGTTCTGTTGAGCCACAATGTGCAACACAACCCAGTAACTTGGAATTAGGCTCCACTAAAGTTGTTAATAACAACTATAACAACAAAGTCGTATCCCACTAGAAAGAGTCGACTACATGGATTAAACGACTACAGTAAGACAATTTATACTTAGATTAGAAACAGAGAAAAGATATCAGAAAGCAAAATGTGCAAACAACTTCCAAATTGTACATACACTGATACACACAGTCTTTTTAGTCCTCAAAGGTGTTTAGAATTTAGTTACCTTGGTGATATGAATTTTAGGTTACACTAAATTGTGacatattttttgtaaaaatttcatttagaatatatgatataaataaaaaagagggAACCAACCCCATACTATATATACCTCAACACCATACAGATGTACCAAACTCATCAAATAATACTAGTTCAAGATTATTATAATCTCCTTTGCTTCAAGAAGTTGCACTTTTTTCTATTAGTCTCAAcgaaattcaaatcaaatactttaatttttaacaaatttttattattttccaagCTTAGAGAATTACTTCACATATTAGTTCTTTTTAACACACATATGCACATGAGTTTACTGTATAATTTAcatggaaaagtatatggaaccaagagATGATAAGCCAAAaagtaaacaacttaattaatttataattatcttaattaattttatttatttttaatttataatatttgatattaattgcttctcacccccaaattaaaattttgaatgataCGTTGGAGAATTAGTTACGGGGATCACGGAACTCTGCTTCCAACAATCCCGATTCTTCACCATCTCTTCCAAGCGGCTGTATCCCGAATCAAGCTCTCTATCCCAAGCGGCGCCCAGCTCTTCCATTCAACCATCCAAGCACCGACCCCTTCTTGGATTCCGTCGGTCCGTGCCACCACATGTTGGGTTGCGGTTGACCATCGTTATTCTTCTTCCCGATTGCCTCCACTAGTCCGTGCCACCATTATCCAGAAGTCGCAATTGAAGGTGACAACGCCGATCGCGGATCAAGTGTTGTTCCCGATTGTATAACTAGGGAGTTGACCAACAAAAACCAAGTGCCGATCCCACCGAAGGCAACCTCAATCAGGATAACGCTCCCAATGAAACACCTGTCTCTAGAGTTCCCGATGCAGGAACACTCTCCGTTGTGTTAGTGCAACATGAAGAATGGGAGTTCGATGGGCAAGTCTCTTAGGCAAAACTATTTCATTTTGTGGTCTATTTTGCTTGTTAGTGAATTAGGGATTGTATCCGTATACAACTGCCTTTTCTCTAACATCGGTTGAGTTTCTTGCAGTAATCCCAATTTCCTGTCGAACCGAGACCCCGAGAGTGAACGAATATGGTAATACTTTGAGCAACTGCAGAACACGAGGCCACTGCAAACCGTGATGCCAGCCACTCCGTCTTGCATGACTCCTAGCCCACCAAGCAAGAAGATTTCACCGGGCATGACTCGGACGGAACAGCAGTCTACCCAATGTACTCCTATAAAGGTGCATCCACTGCTGAAAGGGCGAAAGCTGGACATAGGAGTACATTGGGTAGACTGCTGTTCCGTCCGAGTCATGCCTGGTGAAATCTTCTTGCTTGGTGGGCTAGGAGTCATGCAAGACGGAGTGGCTGACATCACGGTCTGCAGTGGCCTCGTGTTCTGCAGTTGCTCAAAGTATTGCCATATTCGTTCACTCTCGGGGTCTCGGTTCGACAGGAAATTGGGATTACTGCAAGAAACTCAACCGATGTTAGAGAAAAGGCAGTTGTATACGGATATAATCCCTAATTCACTAACAAGCAAAATAGACCACAAAATGAAATAGTTTTGCCTAAGAGACTTGCCCGTCGAACTCCCATTCTTCATGTTGCACTAACGCAACGGAGAGTGCTCCTGCATCGGGAACTCTAGAGACAGGTGTTTCATTGGGAACGTTATCCTGATTGAGGTTGCCTTCGGTGAATCGGCACTTGGTTTTTGTTGGTCAACTCCCTGGTTATACAGTCGACAAATTCTCTTAGCAAGAGGCTCATTCTCCTCATCATCATCTGTGCTAATTGGGAGATATTTTTCTTCAGATTGTTTTGGGCTGGACCTACGTGATCGGTCCTTTTTAGGCTCCCTTTTTTGCGTAGCTCCCTTGCTAGGCTGTTTTATGCATAACGAATATGTTGGGTAAAGAAATATCCAAGTACATTGAAATGAACCTAATAAACTTATGCAAAGCTAGTCGATGATTTAAACCATACACAACAATAAACGTATACTCACTCTCGGGCTAGTTTTTGATCCTTCGGCGCGCCGTGAACTTCTTCTGGTTGGATGTGGAGCTGTTGTGCGTCCACTTGGTTGTCTTTCCTTTGATACCTGCCTACTCTCTCCACCGACTGAGCTCCCCTGTTTGAAGTAATAGCATGAACCAAATTAACAATAGCGAAGTAAACTTGTTAACATGCTAAAGCCTTAAAACGTGTTTACCCTTGGCGGCACCGAATCCTTTTGCCCACGCTTCTGTGGTGCTTTTTTTCCCGGTTTTCTCCTTGCAGCTTGCGGTGACTGGCCCTTTATGTCTTCACCTTCTCCCTGTCTAGTCAAAAGGCGCCATTGATTTAAGAAACGAAGAGAATCAATGATCTTAATAAAACCCCGAAGCACCACCAAAATAGAAACTAGAAAcagcaaaataaataataaataaataaaatctcaaacacATGGGGTCAGCGACATTTACCTAGCACATCtgacaaacaaaaaatatacttagaAACAACAAAAAAGCAAACATAAAAAACATCTTGAGTCATCTGATAAGCAGCTTCAACTTACATAATTGCATAAATTAACTGATTACGAGAGGGAAATGAGTACCTCGGATAGAATATATTACGCCTTCTTTTCTAGCCTCTCCGAGGCCCACGCATCGAGCCATGGCTCATGCTCAAGACAGTTGTCGAGCAGACTGTATTGCAACCGCTGAAAATAGAGGATCTACACAGAGGATGGGCGCAAGTTTTGTTATACATGACGGAAAATCAAGTTGAATATACTATTAAGTTGAACAGTTAGCATCAGATATAGTTCAAGATTGTATAAGGCTTGCAATCAACTGGTATATATCGAGGGACACATAACTAGTGACAGGAAACATTCAGATGAAAACATACACTGAACCATCTAAAATTAGTAAACAAAGATTCAAGTAATTCAGCAACATATCAGTATAAATCATACAAATAACAGTACTAGAGCCTGAACTCTCCAAACTAACGTATAGGAAATTAATTTTCTACAAGTTATGTTCTTCATAAAAAAACGGCATACTGAATTTAGTAATGGTCATTGCGTCCTACCAGCATGACGAACATGCAGCCTTCACACATTTTGTTCCCTTTCAGCTTATACTTCTCGACTGCCTTGTCGAACCACTTCAGAGTTTCCAACGGCCAGTTGAATCTCCGTGGATCAGAAACATCTAAGACGGGATAGATGTGCCATGGCGAAAGTACCTGTTGAGTGGTGGGGCACAGGAACATTTTCATCACCACCAGTAGGAAATATCTCCTGAACTCCATCCTATCTGATTCTGTGGCCATTGGACAACTATAAACTAAATCCCGGAGTTCGGTTGTTGTCCGTCTATGGAACCTCTTTTTGATGGCCACGTGGCACGGATTACAGTCATCCAGGACTGGAAATGGATCCACTACAACATGTTCATTTGTTATTGCATGGTCATATATCCATACCCAAAGATATTTACGCCAGCACGCCTATGCAAGACTAGGTAATTAAGATAGCAGAACTTACCTCGAGACGGAAGGCCGAAAACCTTCCCGATTAACTCGGCATTGAGGCGGATGTTGCCAATGTCGAGTATAAAAGTTCTTTGCTTAACTTGATACGACTCAGCCAGATGAACCATGATGGCTTGCTTTACCGACCAATTTGGAACAAGCCTCAAGAATCCGAATCCGATCTCATCAATCTCCGCAAGCTTCTCGACGGAGTTGTTTTTAGATAGCGTGCTCATCATGTCATGTATGTAGCTAGGCGAACACCGAGACTCTAACAATTTCTGTTAGAGGTTACACTAGCAGTAAGTCACACATAAGATAATGTGGAATGTTAAATCTGCGAATGGTAGATATCATTTTACCTTTTTCCCCATGTTGGTTGGCTTTTCTGCAAATCAATCCTGCTGCAGTCTCACAAGAAACAACCCCTAATCCTTTAACGGATACTGCCAACAAACATCATAGGAAACAAATCAGCCAACATTTACTATAATTTCGCCATCCAAAATCCATAACACAGTTAAGAGAACAGCAACAATCAATCACCAATTGAAGTCAATATAGCAAAACCCAATTTCCAATAACAACCTCTTTGGCTTTCTAATTACAGAATCATCCATTCGCTAGTTATAGCAATTAAACAACATCCAACAAAATAGCAAATGTAAACCACATCGACTACAACCATAGTTCTTGAAGCTAAGCATAGATTACAACACAGGAATAaacaatttcaaattttatgttctAGGTAACTAATAAACTCCAATAGATGTTGTAAAACCACCAACAAATCTTAACCAAAAAAATCGAATTTTCTTGCTGGAGGTTGACAAATTCAGTTTAGACCCagttcaattagaaaaatatcgTAATTACCGGTGAAGTACGTCTCTTACTCCCTgtgaattcgaaaaaaaaaaaaacactgctTAACCAAGAGCATGGCAGTGATTTGCAACTATATTTGTATAGGAGGACTCGCTGCTAATTACTTCAAGGAATACTTATTAATAAGCGGACCAATTTGAGAAAGCAAAATAGAATAATTGGGTGAGAAAATCAACCTCCAATCTTTTTACTAATTTTATCTATTTGTTTCAATGAATTCTattaataatttatcattaaCATCCCAGGGACAGTCCTTTAAAAACCTTTTTAAAGTACAACCAATTAGCAAATATGCAAAAATAACCTATTAGTCTATAATAACACATGTCATAACATAACTTCTTCCAAAGGTTTTTCATTTAGGCGTATATAGCAACATGTCTCAAGCAACTTCATGCCATAACAATGCAAAACCGGCaaagaaacaaaacaataaaaaataggtGAAGTTTACCTTTTGATTGAGATGTTTTCGAAAAGTTTTAGAGAAATTAAACTTGGGGGATATCTTTTTTGCTCTTCAAAATCATcaaggaataaaaataaataaaacagctATAGAGTACCTCCACCAGCTCTTAGATGCAGTTCAGGTACAAAATTAATTAACAGTAATTGATCATAATTGTTAACAAATTAGGACGCTAACAATATATAGTCTTGCAACACGTGCATACCTATAATGAGAAAATAGTGAATAACTAATCTTATAACCATAGTTGCTGAACCTAAGCATAGATTACAAATCACAATTTATCAAAGTtctaattttatgttcttggtaactTACAAACTCCAAACAAATTTTGTGTAAAACCTCGTACAAATCTTAATCATAAAATCAAACTTTCTCGCTGGAGTTTCATATAATTAGAACATACCCAAATCCAGTTAGTAAACAAAAAACATACCTACCTGTGATCAGGCTTTTGTGAAACTCCAAAAACAGGAAAACATGCAGCTGATATTTTTGACAAGGGCCAGTGATGCACCAAGATTATATTACCTGAGCTATACAACATAGAAAAAACATCCATTCAATTAAA contains:
- the LOC112772601 gene encoding uncharacterized protein, whose translation is MVVANAIKGLVSVLVIMVLILPQIAAQVLPPADSPSDNAPEQIWQLDNTVRVDPLDNLRKYKGGFDITNKHYWSSVIFTGVYGYAIGILFLFCGTLYGGCLLVTTKFYGKSEKPKRVKNVFPYKSFDVSIIPLAILLTILAIVATGLVLAGSARFHSEAESSVGIIIKTANEASETINNTAGALKDMESNLMEDNVNNAVVSVRLDSTTERLDDASANIEKEASKNRRLINKGLKLVFVITIVIMSFNLVAVTVLSVSGVLRLRRALYLLITLCWLMTVICWIFFGIYFFLEKFSGDACTALDNFQENPYNNSLSSILPCDELLSAKSVLSGVSAGIYNLVNKVNENISGMQATSYPNLVHVCNPFSAPPEYLYQPQNCPANTIRIGDIAKVLKPFTCSDGTCDSESGSSFIISGSEYVRVEAFTSSIQDLLNVYPSMENLLECQLVKDAFSEILVKHCNPLKRYAKMVWSGMVLVAVIMLVLVLLWTLKAHVSYGSVEPQCATQPSNLELGSTKVVNNNYNNKVVSH